The Streptomyces sp. cg36 genomic interval GCGCTGCTGCTCGAAGTCGCGGTGCTGGGCCGCTACATCAGGTTCGAACGCGGCATGCGGTACGCCCGCCAGCGGGTGCGCACCGCCACCGTCGGCCCCTGCCGCTGCGGACGCCCGGCCACCGGGCTCGCCGACGCGGGCTGGGGGCGGCCCGGCTGGCGGGTCGTGGAGCCGGTGTGCGCGGTGTGCGCGGGGCAGCGGGCCACCGTGTCGTTCGCCGACTTCGCCGGGCGCGCGGGCGCCGGGCTGAAGCTGTGCGCGGGGCCCGCCGAGGAGACGGGCGCCGCCGCGCCCGGCCGGACCGTGCCGGAGCTGGCCGCCGAGGCGGCGCTGCTCCAGGCCCGGCTCGACTGGTTCCAGAGCGAGTTGGCGCGCCTCGGCGACAAGGAGGCGTGAGCGGGTCCGCCCCGACAGCGCGAGGGGCGGGGTGACGGGCGCCGCCTTCCGCCGCCGTCACCCCGCCCCGGCCGTCGCTACGGGCGGAAGCGGATGACCTGCGGGTCGTGGTCGCTGGTCTGGTCCGCGAACTCCGCGTTGATGTGCACGCTGTCGTAGTCGAAGTCCCGGATCGCCGGGCTGTGCAGGATCTGGTCGAGCACCTGGGTGTTGCCCTGGTACACGTAGGAGTAACGCTCCTTCTTCGGCAGCGCGCGGAACGCCGAGCGCAGCGCGCCGCCGTCCTCCAGCGCCTTGGTGGTGCCCGAGAAGTCGAAGTCGTTGATGTCGCCGAGGGCCAGGACCCGGGCGTGCTTGTCGACCGCGAGGAGCTGCTTCACGAACCCGTTGACGGCCTGCGCCTGGAGCAGCCGCTTGGCCTCCGAGGAGCGCGGGACCGGCTGGTGCTGCGAGACCAGGCCCTCGTCGCCGCCCTTGGAGGAGAAGTGGTTGGCGATCACGAAGACCGTCTTGCCCTTGAAGACGAACTCGCCCGCGAGCGGCTTGCGGCTGTCCGCCCACGCCGGGTTCGCCGGGTCGATCCGGCCGGGGGAGAGGGTGAGGGCCGGGCGGCCCTTGGTGCCGGTGACGCCGACGGCGGTCTTGTAGTCGCCGCCGGGGCGGTCGGTGAAGGAGACCCGCGCCGGGTTGAAGAGGAAGCCCTGGCGGATGTTGCCGCCAGGCTCGCCGCCGTCCTTCAGGTTCTCCGGGTCGATCGAGCGCCACTGGTAGGCGGGGCCGCCCTTGGCGAGGATCGCGTCCGTGAACTTCTTGACCGTGACGGAGGCGTCGACCGTGCCGTCGTTCTTGGCGCCGTTGTTGTCCTGGATCTCCTCCAGGGCCACGATGTCGGGCGAGGCGAGGTGGGTGACGATGCCGTCGGCCAGCGCGTCGAACTTGGACTGCGGGTCGGTCGGGTCCAGGTTCTCCACGTTGTAGGTTGCGACCGCGAGCTCACCGGTGCGCTGCTTGCGGGTGCTCTCCCGCTTGAGGCCGTTGTCCTTGACCGTGCCGAGCGTACGGGCGGTGATCGTGTACCCGCCGAACTGGTTGAAGTCCAGCGGCCCCTCGGTGGTGCCGGTGAGCGTGTCGCCGACGTTCGCGGTGGGGAACGGCTGCTGGGCGGTCGGCACCAGGCTCTGGACCTGGAGGCGGCCGGTGTTCTGGTCGTCGTAGGACGAGTAGAGCGTGCCGCCCCGCTTGGTGCGGTTCTCGTGCGGCTTCACGGTGACCCACAGCTCGCTGTACGGGTCGGTGGCGCCGACGATCCGCGAGGTGCCGATGCGGACGTTCATGCCCTCCAGGGACTCGTAGTAGTCCAGGGCGTACTTCTTCGGCTTCAGGGTCAGGTTGTTGACGCTGTTGCCGGCGGCCGGGTCGCCCGCCGGGGTGTAGCGGTCGGGCACCGAGCGGGCCGTGATCACGACCGGGGCGGGCAGCGCGTTGCCCGAGGAGACGACCGTCACGGCCGGCTTCGATATCTGGGTCAGCGACTGGTTGCCGGAGGAGAGGCCGCCCGGGACGTACTCGGTGACCGTGCCCGAGACCGTCACCGCGTCACCGACGGCCACCTTCGGCGCCGAACTGGTGAAGACGAAGATGCCCTCGCTGGTCGCCGGGTCGGCGTCCGGCGTCGTGTCCTGGAACCAGAAGCCCTTCGACGAGCCGTACGTCCGCACGCCGGTGACGACGCCGGGCACGTCCGCCACCTGCTGGCCGGCCAGCGGCGAGGTGCGGGTCGTGCCCTGGATGTCGTGGATGCGGACCGCGGTGGCGGTGGCGGTGGCGGCCGGGTCGGCGGCGGCGGACGAACCGGCGGCCAGCAGACCGGCGCCCAGCGCGGCGGCGACGACGGCGGAGACGGCGGCGGATCTCGGAACGGGCATCAACAAACTCCGGGGGGTGAGGGTCAGGTGCACGTGCGGGTGCGGTGCTGCTCAGGTGTGCAGCAAGTTCTACGCGCGTCAATCTCTTGGCTGAGCGGGGCAGTTGTCAAGGGTCGCCGGGTGGCCGGAATTCGACGGCCGGATGAACGGCCGGGTCCGGGGTGCCCCGGGCCGTCCCGGATTCCCGGACGCAACCGCCGCCGCCCCCGGCCGGAACGCGCCGGAGGCCGTGCCGCGTACCGGGGCCGGGCGCGGCGATACCCGGCGAAATGCGTCTACGCTGGGTCC includes:
- a CDS encoding endonuclease/exonuclease/phosphatase family protein, producing the protein MPVPRSAAVSAVVAAALGAGLLAAGSSAAADPAATATATAVRIHDIQGTTRTSPLAGQQVADVPGVVTGVRTYGSSKGFWFQDTTPDADPATSEGIFVFTSSAPKVAVGDAVTVSGTVTEYVPGGLSSGNQSLTQISKPAVTVVSSGNALPAPVVITARSVPDRYTPAGDPAAGNSVNNLTLKPKKYALDYYESLEGMNVRIGTSRIVGATDPYSELWVTVKPHENRTKRGGTLYSSYDDQNTGRLQVQSLVPTAQQPFPTANVGDTLTGTTEGPLDFNQFGGYTITARTLGTVKDNGLKRESTRKQRTGELAVATYNVENLDPTDPQSKFDALADGIVTHLASPDIVALEEIQDNNGAKNDGTVDASVTVKKFTDAILAKGGPAYQWRSIDPENLKDGGEPGGNIRQGFLFNPARVSFTDRPGGDYKTAVGVTGTKGRPALTLSPGRIDPANPAWADSRKPLAGEFVFKGKTVFVIANHFSSKGGDEGLVSQHQPVPRSSEAKRLLQAQAVNGFVKQLLAVDKHARVLALGDINDFDFSGTTKALEDGGALRSAFRALPKKERYSYVYQGNTQVLDQILHSPAIRDFDYDSVHINAEFADQTSDHDPQVIRFRP